From Pedobacter indicus, a single genomic window includes:
- a CDS encoding beta/alpha barrel domain-containing protein: MLKITECPRDAMQGIKNFIPTDVKATYINLLLKVGFSRIDFGSFVSHKAMPQMRDSAELVKKLDIDSSRSSLLAIVANVRGAQEAAEFDEISIIGFPFSISETFQIKNTNSTITESLKRVGEISALCRKKNKTPLIYLSMGFGNPYGDNWSADVVSEYTVQLEDLGIHEFVLADTVGISTPEKIRQLYPQLKKEFSDCSWGIHLHSRPEDAFEKATAAIEVGCDRIDTAIRGFGGCPMASDDLTGNLATETLLKALETAETPYEKINKDYWLEAIDYSNQVFMT; the protein is encoded by the coding sequence ATGCTTAAGATTACTGAATGTCCACGCGATGCAATGCAAGGGATCAAAAACTTTATCCCAACTGATGTCAAAGCTACTTACATCAATTTGCTGCTCAAGGTGGGCTTCAGTCGGATCGATTTTGGCAGCTTTGTTTCTCACAAGGCAATGCCGCAAATGCGTGATAGTGCTGAACTTGTTAAGAAATTAGATATCGATTCATCGAGATCCAGCCTATTGGCAATCGTCGCTAATGTCAGAGGTGCACAGGAAGCTGCAGAATTTGACGAAATATCGATTATAGGTTTTCCCTTTTCAATTTCGGAAACCTTTCAGATCAAAAATACGAACAGTACAATTACCGAATCGTTAAAACGCGTTGGGGAGATTAGCGCCCTTTGCAGAAAGAAGAACAAGACTCCATTGATTTATTTATCGATGGGGTTTGGAAACCCTTATGGAGATAACTGGAGCGCCGATGTTGTTTCAGAATATACGGTACAACTGGAGGATCTAGGCATCCATGAATTTGTTCTTGCAGACACAGTAGGAATCTCAACACCCGAAAAAATAAGACAGCTGTACCCGCAACTAAAAAAGGAGTTCTCTGATTGCAGTTGGGGAATTCATTTACACAGCAGACCGGAAGATGCTTTCGAAAAAGCGACAGCAGCAATCGAAGTAGGATGTGACCGAATAGATACCGCGATACGAGGCTTTGGAGGCTGCCCAATGGCGAGCGATGACCTTACCGGCAATCTAGCTACCGAAACTTTATTAAAGGCCTTAGAGACCGCCGAAACTCCTTATGAAAAAATCAATAAAGATTACTGGTTAGAAGCGATCGATTACAGCAATCAAGTATTTATGACGTAA
- the rpmI gene encoding 50S ribosomal protein L35 → MPKMKTTSSAKKRFKLTGTGKIARKNAFMSHILTKKSTKRKRSLRQTSLVADGDMGNVKRMLNIGK, encoded by the coding sequence ATGCCAAAAATGAAAACCACTTCCAGTGCAAAAAAGCGTTTTAAGCTTACTGGAACCGGTAAAATTGCAAGAAAGAATGCATTCATGAGTCACATCTTAACTAAGAAGTCGACAAAGCGTAAACGTAGCCTACGTCAAACCAGCTTAGTAGCTGACGGAGATATGGGCAACGTAAAACGAATGCTAAACATTGGAAAGTAA
- a CDS encoding MarR family winged helix-turn-helix transcriptional regulator encodes MQEEAFNRYSLLLDCTARRVKQYAQFQFNQGNYGVTVDQWIVLKNLNESDNITQKELAKLCGKDQPTLTRIIDLLVKKEYVNRVIHKQDRRSFIVRLTDLGKRKVKEMSPYVKDIRMKAWENLGESDFKHLQRILNTIYNNLELKDND; translated from the coding sequence ATGCAAGAAGAAGCTTTTAATCGATACTCATTATTATTGGATTGTACGGCCAGACGGGTCAAACAATACGCGCAGTTCCAATTTAATCAGGGTAATTATGGTGTGACGGTGGATCAATGGATTGTTTTGAAAAACTTAAATGAGTCGGATAATATTACTCAGAAGGAGTTGGCAAAACTATGTGGAAAAGATCAACCAACATTAACACGGATTATTGATTTATTGGTAAAAAAGGAATATGTTAACCGGGTAATTCATAAACAGGATAGACGATCGTTTATCGTCAGGCTGACGGATCTCGGGAAAAGGAAGGTTAAGGAGATGTCACCTTACGTGAAAGATATAAGAATGAAAGCGTGGGAAAATTTGGGAGAAAGTGACTTTAAACATTTACAGCGTATATTAAATACTATTTATAACAATTTAGAACTAAAAGATAATGATTAA
- the thrS gene encoding threonine--tRNA ligase — translation MIKITLPDGTVKEFPKGITAHQIALSISEGLARNVLAAEVNGEVWDSSRPIEADATVKLLTWNDEKGKSTFWHSSAHLLAEALEALYPGTKFGIGPSIETGFYYDVDFGDREFSSDELPKIEKKMLELARTKSEYIRESISKVDAEKYFTEKDDEYKLDLISGLEDGSITFYTQGNFTDLCRGPHIPHTGLIKAIKLTNVAGAYWRGDDTRKQLTRIYGVSFPKQGELTAYLQMIEEAKKRDHRKLGKELELFAFSEKVGMGLPLWLPKGAALRQKLIDFLQRAQIKSGYEPVVTPHIGHKDLYVTSGHYEKYGADSFQPIKTPQEGEEFLLKPMNCPHHCEIYKTKPRSYKDLPVRFAEFGTVYRYEQSGELHGLTRVRGFTQDDAHLFCRPDQVKEEFKKVIDLVLYVFGALGFDDYTAQISLRDPENTEKYIGSDENWKLAEQAIIEATEEKGLQTVIETGEAAFYGPKLDFMVKDALGRKWQLGTIQVDYNLPERFELEYTGSDNAKHRPVMIHRAPFGSLERFVAVLIEHCAGNFPLWLAPEQFIILPVSEKYEEYAKKLLESLNNSDIRGLIDLRDEKVGRKIRDAEIKKIPYMLVIGEKEVESGELSVRKHGVGDIGTMSIEAFSEQLTKEITV, via the coding sequence ATGATTAAAATAACTCTTCCTGACGGGACTGTAAAAGAGTTCCCGAAAGGAATTACTGCTCATCAAATAGCCTTATCTATCTCAGAGGGTTTAGCTCGTAATGTATTAGCTGCGGAAGTAAATGGCGAAGTTTGGGATTCAAGTAGACCTATTGAGGCTGACGCAACCGTTAAACTATTGACTTGGAACGACGAAAAAGGTAAATCAACCTTTTGGCATTCATCTGCTCACTTATTGGCGGAAGCATTAGAGGCTTTGTATCCAGGAACCAAATTCGGTATTGGACCATCAATTGAAACAGGTTTCTATTATGACGTAGATTTCGGCGATCGCGAGTTTTCTTCGGATGAACTTCCAAAGATCGAAAAGAAAATGCTAGAGTTAGCGCGAACGAAGTCTGAGTACATTCGTGAATCCATAAGCAAAGTAGATGCAGAAAAGTACTTTACCGAGAAAGACGACGAGTATAAGCTAGACTTGATTAGTGGGTTGGAAGATGGGAGTATTACATTCTATACGCAAGGTAATTTTACCGATTTATGTCGTGGACCACATATTCCTCATACAGGCTTAATTAAGGCAATTAAATTAACGAATGTTGCCGGTGCTTATTGGCGAGGTGATGACACCAGAAAACAGCTGACCCGTATTTACGGGGTGAGTTTTCCAAAGCAGGGTGAACTTACAGCATACCTGCAGATGATTGAAGAGGCAAAAAAACGAGACCATCGAAAACTTGGTAAAGAGCTTGAACTTTTTGCTTTCTCTGAAAAAGTAGGGATGGGGCTACCACTGTGGTTGCCTAAAGGGGCGGCTTTGCGTCAGAAATTAATTGACTTTTTGCAGAGAGCCCAAATTAAGTCGGGTTACGAGCCTGTGGTGACCCCTCATATCGGCCATAAAGACCTGTATGTCACTTCTGGACACTATGAAAAATACGGTGCGGATTCATTTCAGCCGATTAAAACTCCTCAAGAAGGTGAGGAGTTCCTTTTGAAGCCGATGAACTGCCCGCACCACTGTGAAATTTACAAGACAAAGCCTCGTTCTTATAAAGATTTACCCGTTCGCTTTGCTGAGTTTGGTACAGTTTACCGCTACGAACAGAGTGGCGAGTTGCACGGTTTGACCCGAGTACGAGGATTTACACAAGATGATGCACACCTTTTCTGTCGTCCTGATCAGGTGAAAGAAGAGTTTAAAAAGGTAATAGACCTTGTGCTTTATGTATTTGGAGCTTTAGGTTTTGACGACTACACAGCTCAAATATCTTTAAGAGATCCTGAAAATACCGAAAAGTACATTGGTTCTGATGAAAATTGGAAATTGGCAGAACAGGCGATTATCGAGGCAACGGAGGAAAAAGGATTACAAACCGTGATTGAAACCGGGGAAGCGGCATTCTATGGGCCAAAACTGGATTTCATGGTTAAAGATGCATTGGGAAGAAAATGGCAGTTGGGAACCATTCAGGTTGACTATAACCTTCCGGAGCGTTTCGAGCTTGAGTATACGGGTAGCGATAATGCAAAACACCGACCGGTAATGATACACCGTGCACCCTTCGGTTCACTCGAGCGGTTCGTTGCTGTGTTGATCGAACACTGTGCCGGTAACTTTCCGTTATGGCTTGCTCCTGAGCAGTTTATAATCCTTCCTGTCTCGGAAAAATACGAAGAATATGCAAAAAAACTTTTAGAATCTCTCAATAATTCCGATATTCGCGGCTTAATTGACTTGCGAGATGAGAAGGTGGGAAGAAAAATTCGTGATGCTGAAATCAAAAAGATCCCTTATATGTTGGTAATAGGAGAGAAGGAAGTTGAGAGTGGGGAACTTTCAGTAAGAAAACACGGAGTAGGTGATATAGGAACCATGAGCATAGAAGCGTTTAGCGAACAATTAACAAAAGAAATAACCGTTTAA
- a CDS encoding sugar phosphate isomerase/epimerase family protein, which yields MENNNRREFLKQLGIGALGLTVLPSLPLGSFAAKKKMFFKISLAEWSLHRTLFDGKLTNMQFPETAAKKFGIYGVEYVNQFFKDKAEDKTYLTELNQRAKDNGVTNVLIMIDGEGNMADVNADVRNKAVENHYKWVEAANFLGCKSIRVNAAGKGTPEEMKSAAVDSLAKLSTFAKDYKINVIVENHGGLSSDGQWLSSILKEVNMKNCGSLPDFGNFYEYDRYQGVEDLMPFAKGVSAKTHDFNAEGYESKIDYMRMMQMVKDARYKGWVGIEYEGGNLSEEEGIIKSKKLLEMVGEKLS from the coding sequence ATGGAAAACAATAACAGAAGAGAATTTTTGAAACAGTTAGGTATCGGAGCACTAGGTTTAACCGTATTGCCTTCACTTCCATTAGGCAGTTTTGCTGCTAAAAAGAAGATGTTTTTTAAGATTTCATTAGCTGAGTGGTCATTGCATCGTACACTTTTTGATGGCAAATTGACTAATATGCAGTTCCCCGAAACAGCAGCAAAAAAGTTTGGTATCTACGGGGTTGAGTACGTAAACCAATTTTTTAAGGATAAAGCAGAAGATAAGACTTATTTGACAGAGTTAAATCAGCGTGCAAAAGACAATGGGGTTACGAATGTGTTGATCATGATAGACGGCGAAGGGAACATGGCAGATGTTAATGCGGATGTCAGGAACAAAGCTGTAGAAAACCATTACAAATGGGTAGAAGCGGCTAATTTCTTAGGATGTAAATCAATTCGTGTAAATGCTGCCGGTAAAGGAACACCTGAAGAGATGAAGAGTGCTGCTGTCGACAGCCTTGCTAAGCTTAGTACCTTTGCAAAAGACTATAAGATTAATGTGATTGTAGAAAACCACGGAGGTTTGTCTTCCGATGGTCAATGGCTAAGCAGTATTCTGAAAGAAGTAAATATGAAGAACTGTGGTTCTCTACCAGATTTTGGTAACTTTTACGAATATGATCGTTACCAAGGTGTAGAAGATCTGATGCCGTTTGCAAAAGGAGTGAGTGCGAAAACTCATGATTTTAATGCGGAAGGCTATGAAAGTAAGATTGACTACATGAGAATGATGCAGATGGTTAAAGATGCTCGCTACAAAGGTTGGGTCGGAATTGAGTATGAAGGTGGTAACTTGAGTGAGGAAGAAGGCATTATTAAAAGTAAAAAGCTTCTTGAAATGGTCGGAGAAAAGTTGAGTTAA
- the infC gene encoding translation initiation factor IF-3 yields MALKRPGSRGPRPPFKKKEPDHRINNHIRATEVRLVGDNVEQGIYPTRQAIAMADELDLDLVEISPNANPPVCKIIDYSKFVYEQKKKLKEIKSNAKQTVIKEIRFGPNTNDHDFEFKLKHAQKFLESGEKVRAYVHFKGRAIVYKEQGEILLLRFAQALEDYGKVELLPKLEGKRMFITVAPKGTGKK; encoded by the coding sequence TTGGCATTAAAAAGACCAGGATCTAGGGGCCCTCGGCCACCTTTTAAAAAGAAAGAACCCGATCATAGAATTAATAACCATATAAGAGCTACTGAAGTTCGGTTGGTTGGAGACAATGTAGAGCAAGGAATTTATCCGACTCGACAAGCCATTGCAATGGCTGATGAGTTGGATTTAGACTTGGTTGAAATTTCTCCCAATGCCAATCCGCCCGTTTGTAAAATAATCGATTACAGCAAGTTCGTTTACGAACAAAAGAAGAAGCTTAAGGAAATTAAATCCAATGCAAAACAAACGGTGATAAAAGAGATACGCTTCGGTCCTAATACGAATGATCATGATTTTGAATTTAAGTTAAAACATGCGCAGAAGTTTTTAGAGTCAGGAGAAAAGGTACGTGCTTATGTTCATTTTAAAGGACGTGCAATTGTGTATAAGGAGCAAGGAGAAATTTTATTGTTACGCTTTGCACAAGCTCTCGAGGATTACGGAAAAGTTGAATTGCTTCCAAAGCTAGAGGGTAAACGAATGTTTATCACAGTAGCTCCAAAAGGAACAGGAAAAAAATAA
- a CDS encoding NAD(P)/FAD-dependent oxidoreductase: MINTDICIIGAGPVGLFAVFEAGLLKMRCHLIDALPQIGGQLSEIYPHKPIYDIPGYPTVKAQELIDNQLKQIEPFHPTFTLGERVETLNKLEDGSFELISNEGTVIRSKVIVIAAGLGSFEPRKPAVQGLEDFEGKGVSYMVKNPESFRDQRVVLAGGGDSALDWTIFLADIAKEVTLIHRSDSFRGAPDSAQKVFNLANEGRIRLLLQSNLSSVHGNGRISKIGVTDKSKVESFIEADSLIPLFGLSPKLGPIADWGLNIDKSAIEVDTFDYSTNVDGIFAIGDINTYPGKLKLILCGYHEAALMAQSAFKYVFPDQKLSFKYTTVNGINEF; encoded by the coding sequence ATGATTAATACGGATATCTGCATCATTGGGGCTGGACCCGTCGGACTATTTGCTGTTTTTGAAGCTGGTCTACTAAAAATGCGCTGTCATTTGATTGATGCGCTTCCTCAGATTGGCGGACAATTGTCAGAAATATATCCTCATAAACCGATTTATGACATCCCTGGCTACCCTACCGTGAAAGCTCAGGAATTGATTGATAATCAGTTAAAACAAATCGAGCCCTTCCATCCTACTTTTACATTGGGTGAACGCGTTGAAACATTAAACAAACTGGAAGATGGATCCTTTGAACTTATTAGTAATGAAGGAACAGTGATCCGCAGTAAAGTAATTGTCATTGCTGCTGGTCTCGGTTCGTTTGAACCGAGAAAACCTGCTGTACAGGGATTGGAAGATTTCGAGGGCAAAGGTGTTAGCTACATGGTGAAAAATCCGGAAAGTTTCAGAGATCAGCGTGTCGTATTGGCCGGTGGTGGTGACTCTGCGTTGGACTGGACGATCTTTTTGGCGGATATAGCGAAGGAAGTGACTTTAATACATCGTAGTGATAGTTTTAGAGGAGCTCCGGACTCAGCGCAAAAGGTATTTAATCTTGCTAATGAAGGGCGTATTCGACTTTTATTACAAAGTAATTTAAGCTCGGTTCACGGAAACGGTCGTATCAGCAAAATCGGTGTCACTGATAAAAGTAAGGTAGAAAGCTTTATTGAAGCGGATTCATTGATTCCACTTTTTGGCCTGAGTCCAAAATTAGGACCTATTGCTGACTGGGGACTAAATATTGATAAGTCTGCGATCGAGGTAGATACGTTTGACTATAGTACGAACGTTGACGGAATTTTCGCAATCGGAGATATTAATACTTACCCTGGTAAATTGAAGTTGATTCTTTGTGGCTACCACGAAGCGGCATTAATGGCGCAAAGTGCCTTTAAATATGTTTTCCCTGATCAAAAATTAAGTTTTAAATATACAACCGTTAACGGTATTAACGAATTCTAA
- the rplT gene encoding 50S ribosomal protein L20, with protein MPRSVNAVASRRRRKKILKLAKGYYGSRGKVYTIAKNTVEKGLQYAYRDRKTKKREFRALWIQRINAGARQHGVSYSQLMGKLSKNNIGLNRKVLADLAMNQPEAFKAVVDAVK; from the coding sequence ATGCCACGTTCGGTTAACGCAGTAGCTTCGAGAAGAAGAAGAAAAAAGATCTTAAAATTAGCTAAAGGCTATTACGGATCAAGAGGTAAGGTTTACACCATTGCCAAAAATACAGTTGAAAAAGGTTTACAATACGCATACCGCGATCGTAAGACCAAGAAGAGAGAGTTCAGAGCATTATGGATTCAGCGTATCAATGCAGGTGCTCGTCAACACGGAGTTTCTTATTCTCAGTTGATGGGTAAGTTGTCAAAAAATAATATAGGCTTAAACCGTAAGGTTTTAGCTGATTTGGCAATGAATCAACCAGAGGCTTTTAAAGCAGTTGTAGACGCAGTAAAATAA
- a CDS encoding dihydrofolate reductase — protein sequence MISIIVAAAQNNAIGKNNELLWHMPADLKYFKDKTTGHAVIMGRKTYESVGKPLPNRRNIVITRKKDYQKEGIEVCHSLQDALALCDPDDENFIVGGAEVYSEAMAVSDRIYFTLIYDEFEADAFFPPILPDFWQLTSESLHEADDKNPYDYNFMVYERKKKF from the coding sequence ATGATTTCGATAATTGTAGCAGCAGCACAGAACAATGCCATTGGAAAAAACAATGAATTACTTTGGCATATGCCCGCAGACCTAAAATACTTTAAGGATAAAACAACCGGACACGCTGTTATAATGGGAAGAAAGACTTATGAGTCTGTAGGAAAACCGCTGCCTAATAGAAGAAACATCGTTATTACACGCAAAAAAGATTATCAGAAAGAAGGTATCGAAGTTTGCCATTCACTGCAAGATGCACTCGCACTCTGCGATCCGGATGATGAAAACTTTATTGTAGGCGGTGCTGAAGTCTACAGTGAGGCGATGGCTGTTAGTGATCGGATTTACTTTACTCTGATCTATGATGAGTTCGAAGCAGATGCTTTTTTCCCACCTATACTACCTGATTTTTGGCAGTTAACCTCCGAGTCGCTCCACGAAGCGGATGATAAAAACCCCTACGATTATAACTTCATGGTCTACGAGCGTAAGAAGAAATTTTGA
- the secDF gene encoding protein translocase subunit SecDF, with protein MQGKGIIKFFIVVVALACLYSISFTFVTRSVEKDAAAYAQGDLEKERAYLDSMANEPVYNLGFAQYTYQDAKERELALGLDLRGGMNVTMEISLQELILNLAGNPEDENFNQALKNANERSKQSQTEYVTLFGEEFKKLSPNTSLASFFATKENVGSINAQSSDSEVLGFLRTQSESAIDRSYNILRTRIDKFGVASPNIQKQQGTNRILIELPGVTDEERVRSLLQGSAKLEFWETYDNLEIYPLLENVNQTLAARAKTKTPTPTAAATDTTTVEEGTGANQGELAAITGGQRDSVAQDSADQQLAAQNNPLFNIMQPSIYIGQNQQPMLRPGAVVGYVELKDTAKVNDFLRDSVIQSIIPANVKLAWSVKPISKEDRRLELYALKPSTSDGQAALAGSVIADARADFDMNGNPQVTMTMNTEGAREWRRITAAASADPNNKKSIAIVLDNVVYSAPTVQDEIAGGNSSISGNFQIEDTQDLANVLKAGRLPAPAKIVEEAIIGPTLGQAAIDAGINSSVIGLVVVLVFMVVYYNRAGWVANVAVLVNVFFIMGILASIGAVLTLPGIAGIVLTMGTAVDANVLIYERIREELRLGKSIRQSIADGYKHAMPSILDSQITTFLVGIILFIFGSGPIAGFATTLMIGIITSLFTSIFISRIIFEWMLEKDWKITVSNKWSANTLVGANFQFIKNRKRYYIISIVVIAISLVSIFTKGFNLGVDFKGGRTYVVEFAQPVNLEEVRSNLNTAFGEDTEVKTFGSDEHLRITTGYLVGETSDQADAEVLAKLNEGLDQLGGVEYDIVSSQKVGPTIANDIKTSAIYASIFAIIGIGLYILIRFRKWQYSLSSAISIAHDAIILLGIFSVFDGLLPFALDMNQHFIAAMLTVIGYSINDTVVVFDRLREYLGIPSNRQKPPAEIINNAINSTLSRTIITSLTVIFVMAVLFVFGGEVIRAFSFAILIGIMLGTYSSIFIAAPMVLDLTKEEDENKKVVPSTPKVAKA; from the coding sequence ATGCAAGGGAAAGGTATTATTAAATTTTTTATCGTTGTGGTTGCGCTCGCGTGCCTGTATTCGATATCATTTACATTCGTTACGCGAAGTGTAGAAAAGGATGCGGCCGCCTATGCGCAGGGTGATTTGGAGAAAGAAAGAGCTTACCTGGATTCGATGGCTAATGAGCCTGTGTATAACTTAGGCTTCGCTCAGTACACGTATCAGGATGCCAAAGAACGTGAACTAGCTTTGGGGCTTGATCTCAGAGGCGGCATGAACGTGACTATGGAAATCTCCTTGCAAGAGCTGATTCTGAACCTAGCGGGCAATCCGGAAGATGAGAATTTTAACCAAGCGTTGAAAAATGCAAATGAACGTAGCAAACAGAGTCAGACCGAATATGTGACACTTTTTGGTGAGGAATTCAAGAAATTGAGCCCGAACACGTCTCTTGCGTCATTCTTTGCGACAAAAGAAAATGTTGGGTCTATCAATGCGCAGTCTAGTGACTCGGAGGTGCTTGGCTTCTTAAGAACACAAAGCGAAAGCGCGATTGACCGCTCCTACAATATCTTACGTACACGTATTGATAAATTTGGGGTAGCATCTCCAAATATTCAGAAGCAACAGGGTACAAATCGTATCTTAATTGAACTCCCTGGTGTAACTGACGAGGAAAGGGTACGCAGTCTCTTGCAAGGTTCAGCTAAATTAGAGTTCTGGGAAACCTATGATAACCTAGAGATCTACCCTCTTCTTGAGAATGTAAACCAGACACTTGCAGCACGCGCGAAAACAAAAACGCCTACGCCGACCGCAGCAGCTACAGACACAACGACTGTAGAAGAAGGAACCGGAGCCAACCAAGGTGAATTGGCTGCTATTACAGGTGGACAGCGCGATTCAGTTGCGCAAGATAGTGCAGATCAGCAACTTGCTGCGCAAAATAACCCGCTTTTCAATATCATGCAGCCTTCAATCTACATCGGCCAGAATCAACAACCTATGTTGAGGCCAGGTGCTGTTGTCGGCTATGTTGAATTAAAGGACACAGCTAAAGTAAATGATTTCTTAAGGGATTCTGTTATCCAATCCATCATTCCGGCTAATGTTAAGTTAGCTTGGTCTGTAAAACCAATTAGTAAGGAAGACAGACGCCTCGAGCTTTACGCGTTGAAGCCTTCTACTTCTGATGGACAAGCTGCTTTGGCGGGAAGCGTTATTGCAGATGCCCGTGCTGATTTTGACATGAACGGTAACCCACAGGTTACGATGACCATGAATACGGAAGGCGCGCGCGAGTGGAGACGAATCACAGCGGCGGCTTCAGCTGATCCGAATAATAAAAAATCAATTGCTATTGTTCTCGATAATGTGGTGTATTCAGCTCCTACGGTTCAGGATGAAATTGCTGGAGGTAATTCTTCAATTTCGGGTAACTTCCAGATTGAAGATACACAGGATTTGGCGAATGTTTTGAAAGCTGGCCGTTTACCGGCTCCTGCTAAAATCGTGGAAGAAGCGATCATCGGACCGACTCTTGGGCAAGCAGCGATTGACGCTGGTATCAACTCATCGGTGATTGGACTGGTAGTTGTCCTTGTTTTCATGGTGGTTTATTACAACCGTGCAGGTTGGGTTGCGAACGTTGCTGTTTTGGTGAACGTGTTCTTTATCATGGGGATATTAGCATCCATCGGGGCCGTCCTCACCTTACCGGGTATTGCAGGTATCGTTTTAACAATGGGTACCGCAGTTGATGCCAACGTACTGATTTATGAACGTATACGGGAAGAATTGAGGCTGGGCAAATCGATCAGACAGTCGATTGCAGACGGTTACAAACATGCGATGCCTTCGATTCTCGACTCTCAGATTACAACTTTCTTGGTTGGTATTATCCTGTTTATATTTGGTTCCGGACCGATTGCTGGTTTCGCTACGACGTTGATGATCGGTATTATTACCTCTTTGTTCACATCAATTTTCATCTCGAGGATCATTTTTGAATGGATGCTAGAGAAAGACTGGAAAATTACTGTTTCAAACAAATGGAGTGCAAACACACTTGTCGGAGCAAATTTCCAATTTATTAAGAACAGAAAAAGATATTATATCATTTCAATCGTAGTAATAGCCATTAGTTTAGTATCAATATTCACCAAAGGCTTTAACCTAGGAGTTGATTTCAAAGGTGGGCGGACTTACGTGGTTGAGTTTGCACAACCGGTCAATCTTGAAGAGGTTCGTTCAAATCTGAACACAGCGTTTGGTGAGGATACAGAGGTGAAAACCTTTGGTAGTGACGAACACCTTCGGATTACAACTGGCTATTTGGTTGGTGAAACAAGTGATCAGGCAGATGCTGAAGTACTCGCTAAATTAAACGAGGGCTTGGATCAATTGGGCGGAGTTGAATACGATATCGTAAGCTCTCAGAAAGTGGGACCAACGATCGCCAATGATATTAAAACATCAGCGATCTATGCCTCGATCTTTGCGATTATCGGTATCGGGCTTTATATTTTGATACGTTTCCGGAAATGGCAATACAGTTTGAGCTCTGCTATTTCTATAGCGCACGATGCAATTATTCTATTGGGTATATTCTCAGTCTTTGATGGTTTATTACCTTTCGCACTAGACATGAATCAGCATTTTATTGCAGCGATGCTTACGGTAATTGGTTATTCTATAAATGACACGGTAGTTGTATTCGATAGGCTACGTGAGTACCTGGGCATTCCGAGTAACCGACAAAAACCTCCCGCAGAGATCATTAACAATGCCATCAACAGTACCTTGAGCAGAACGATTATTACTTCATTAACGGTAATCTTCGTAATGGCTGTGCTATTCGTATTCGGTGGTGAAGTTATTCGGGCGTTCTCTTTTGCTATCCTTATCGGTATCATGCTGGGAACATACTCTTCGATTTTCATTGCGGCACCAATGGTGTTAGATTTGACGAAAGAGGAAGATGAAAATAAAAAGGTTGTCCCTTCAACTCCAAAAGTTGCGAAAGCTTAA
- a CDS encoding 2Fe-2S iron-sulfur cluster-binding protein, whose protein sequence is MQDDLITITVEDQEGTVRDLEIPTDISLSLMEVLKASDYDILATCGGMALCATCHIQVQDDFELPEPNNDEADMLDTLHNAEYNSRLSCQLRVSPELNGMKIKIIGAE, encoded by the coding sequence ATGCAAGACGATTTAATTACGATTACGGTCGAAGATCAAGAAGGAACTGTTCGAGACCTGGAAATTCCAACGGATATAAGTCTGAGCTTGATGGAGGTTCTCAAAGCTTCTGACTATGATATTCTTGCTACGTGTGGAGGAATGGCCTTATGTGCTACTTGCCACATTCAGGTGCAAGATGATTTTGAATTGCCTGAACCCAACAATGACGAAGCAGATATGCTCGACACGCTTCATAACGCAGAATACAATAGCCGACTGTCTTGTCAACTGAGAGTATCTCCGGAACTCAACGGAATGAAAATAAAGATTATTGGAGCTGAATAA